The following proteins are encoded in a genomic region of Sparus aurata chromosome 11, fSpaAur1.1, whole genome shotgun sequence:
- the angptl1a gene encoding angiopoietin-related protein 1a has translation MQGLMWSLCALLCLSLWEESYCRSSREARRTKVPSLHRSKRAPLDPNAKKCSYTFLVPEQRITGPICASTTGPEPDKDRVTRMDIADVREVLSKQRREIETLQLVVDVDGNLVNEMKLLRKESRNMNSRVTQLYMQLLHEIIRKRDNSLELAQLENRVLNVTSEMMRLASRYKELESRYATMAGVVNNQSILISALEEQCMRTLGRSELPVVPPLVQVVPQNIPVNNRFTNEIQRYNNNRAFPRGSRMETPTASPFGIDPPPPQGTLTSDGPFKDCFQVRQAGHATSGMYLLKTDANDRLIQAWCEHGLDNGGWTVLQRRKDGSVNFFRNWENYKKGFGNIDGEHWLGLDNIYNLGKQGDYKLMVELEDWTGKKVYAEYSSFHLESESEGYRLRLGTYQGNAGDSFSSHNGKQFTTLDRDKDAFSGNCAHFHKGGWWYNACGQTNLNGVWYSGGVYRSKFQDGIFWADYGGGFYSLKSVRLMIRPID, from the exons ATGCAGGGGCTGATGTGGAGCCTATGTGCTCTgctttgcctctctctctggGAGGAAAGTTACTGCAGGAGCTCCAGGGAAGCCCGGAGGACCAAAGTGCCTTCTCTCCACAGGAGTAAAAGAGCCCCTCTGGACCCCAATGCCAAAAAGTGTTCCTACACTTTCCTTGTGCCTGAGCAGAGAATCACAG GTCCAATCTGTGCCAGCACCACAGGCCCCGAGCCTGACAAGGACAGAGTGACCCGTATGGATATAGCAGATGTGCGAGAGGTGCTCAGCAAACAGCGGCGTGAGATTGAGACACTGCAGCTGGTGGTGGATGTCGATGGTAACTTGGTGAATGAGATGAAGCTGTTGCGGAAAGAGAGCAGGAACATGAACTCCAGGGTGACCCAACTCTATATGCAGCTGCTGCATGAGATCATCAGGAAAAGAGACAACTCTCTGGAGCTGGCCCAGCTGGAGAATCGCGTCCTCAATGTGACCTCTGAGATGATGCGACTGGCTTCAAGGTACAAGGAGCTGGAGTCCCGGTATGCCACAATGGCCGGGGTGGTCAACAACCAGTCAATTCTCATCTCTGCACTGGAGGAGCAGTGTATGAGGACTCTGGGACGCAGTGAGCTGCCCGTAGTACCCCCACTGGTACAAGTGGTACCGCAGAATATACCCGTTAACAATCGTTTCACCAATGAGATACAGAGGTACAATAACAACCGAGCCTTTCCCAGAGGATCACGCATGGAAACCCCTACTGCAAGCCCATTCGGGATTGACCCTCCACCACCACAGGGAACACTCACTTCTGATG GTCCCTTCAAGGACTGTTTCCAGGTACGACAGGCTGGCCACGCCACCAGTGGGATGTACCTGCTTAAGACAGACGCCAATGATCGGCTGATCCAAGCCTGGTGTGAACATGGCCTTGACAATGGTGGATGGACAGTGTTGCAAAGGAGGAAGGATGGCTCTGTTAACTTCTTTCGGAATTGGGAGAACTACAAG AAAGGATTTGGCAACATAGATGGTGAACACTGGCTTGGGCTGGACAACATCTACAACCTGGGGAAACAGGGCGACTATAAGCTGATGGTAGAGCTGGAGGACTGGACGGGGAAGAAGGTGTATGCCGAGTACAGCAGCTTCCACCtggagtcagagagtgagggtTATCGATTGAGGCTCGGCACCTACCAGGGTAATGCCGGAGACTCCTTCAGCAGTCACAACGGCAAACAGTTCACCACTCTCGATCGCGACAAGGACGCATTTTCTG GTAACTGCGCCCACTTCCATAAGGGTGGCTGGTGGTACAACGCTTGTGGCCAGACTAATCTGAATGGCGTATGGTACAGTGGAGGAGTTTACCGCAGCAAATTTCAGGATGGAATCTTCTGGGCAGATTACGGTGGAGGTTTCTACTCCCTCAAGTCAGTCCGCCTCATGATCCGACCAATCGACTGA